A genomic stretch from Lysobacter soyae includes:
- a CDS encoding ATP-dependent zinc protease family protein — MQELVCLGWREYLSLPDLGILRIRAKVDTGARTSSLHVDSYDCFERDGVAWVRFAITPSKKKPAVTVECPVADERSVTDSGGHTGRRVFIRSTLRLAGVDMDIELNLTSRQGMRFPMLLGRTAMQGRFTVDPSKSYLHKRGRTALHAQGSP, encoded by the coding sequence ATGCAAGAGTTGGTTTGCCTTGGTTGGCGTGAATACCTGTCGTTGCCGGATCTGGGGATTTTGCGCATTCGCGCCAAAGTCGACACAGGTGCACGCACTTCATCGCTGCACGTCGATAGCTACGATTGCTTCGAACGCGACGGCGTGGCTTGGGTGCGATTTGCTATCACACCGAGCAAGAAGAAGCCGGCGGTAACGGTTGAATGTCCGGTCGCCGACGAGCGCTCAGTGACGGACTCCGGCGGGCATACCGGTCGGCGTGTTTTCATCCGCTCCACGTTGCGCTTGGCCGGTGTCGACATGGACATCGAGCTCAACTTGACCAGCCGGCAGGGCATGCGATTTCCGATGTTGTTGGGGCGCACCGCGATGCAGGGGCGATTCACTGTTGATCCTTCAAAATCCTATCTACACAAACGCGGCCGTACCGCGCTTCATGCACAAGGAAGTCCATGA
- the rimK gene encoding 30S ribosomal protein S6--L-glutamate ligase — MKLAILSRNSKLYSTRRLVEAARERGHTVRVLDPLRCYMKISEDGFEMHYKGALLTDYSAVIPRVGASITRYGTAVLRQFELMGCYTPNPSDAILKARDKLRTHQLLAAQAIGLPGTVFGDNPDDTDDLLSMLGKPPYVIKLSEGTQGAGVMLAEKLSAARGMVEALRGLHADFLVQEFIEEAKGADLRCFVVGGKVVGAMRRQAAQGDFRSNLHRGGTAKAIMPTRDEIEVAVRAAQVLGLNVAGVDLIRAKRGPLVLEVNSSPGLEGIESATGIDIAGIIIDHVCASDAVMASAKRRRKRVVKSAASKSKTGAKPKTKSSNVAKAAKAAKPRSR, encoded by the coding sequence ATGAAACTCGCCATTCTTTCCCGCAACAGCAAGCTCTATTCGACACGTCGTCTGGTCGAGGCCGCGCGTGAACGCGGTCACACCGTGCGCGTGCTCGATCCTTTGCGTTGCTATATGAAAATTTCGGAAGACGGTTTCGAAATGCATTACAAGGGCGCGTTGTTGACCGACTACAGTGCGGTGATTCCACGCGTCGGCGCTTCCATCACGCGTTACGGCACGGCGGTGCTGCGGCAATTCGAATTGATGGGCTGCTATACGCCCAATCCGTCCGATGCCATTTTGAAAGCACGCGACAAATTGCGCACGCACCAACTGTTGGCCGCACAAGCGATCGGTCTGCCGGGCACGGTGTTCGGGGACAATCCCGATGACACCGATGATTTGCTGTCGATGTTGGGCAAGCCCCCCTACGTGATCAAACTCTCTGAAGGCACGCAAGGCGCGGGCGTGATGTTGGCGGAAAAATTATCCGCAGCGCGCGGCATGGTAGAAGCGCTTCGCGGCTTGCATGCTGACTTCCTCGTGCAGGAGTTCATCGAAGAAGCAAAGGGCGCGGACCTGCGCTGCTTTGTGGTGGGCGGAAAGGTCGTGGGCGCCATGCGGCGACAAGCGGCACAAGGCGATTTCCGCAGCAATTTACATCGCGGCGGTACGGCCAAGGCGATCATGCCCACCCGCGATGAAATCGAAGTCGCGGTACGTGCCGCACAAGTGCTCGGATTGAATGTCGCCGGCGTGGATTTGATCCGTGCCAAGCGCGGGCCTTTGGTGCTGGAAGTGAACTCATCGCCCGGTTTGGAGGGCATCGAGTCCGCCACCGGTATAGACATTGCCGGCATCATCATCGATCACGTTTGCGCATCGGATGCCGTCATGGCCTCGGCCAAGCGTCGGCGTAAACGCGTTGTGAAATCAGCGGCTTCCAAATCGAAGACCGGTGCCAAACCCAAGACCAAGTCGTCTAACGTCGCCAAAGCCGCCAAGGCCGCCAAACCGCGCAGTCGCTGA